The window GGCCGCGTACGCCGCGTGCGTGCGCGACCGCTCCCCCGGCAGCAGGTCGCCGTACACGGCTTCCTGCAGCAACGCGTGCCGGAACGTGTAAGAACCGTCCGAAAGCACCACCAGGACGTGGTGCTGGACCGCTTCGCGCAGCGCTTCGTCGAGCTCCAGCTCCCCCACCCCGGAGATCTCGGCGAGCGCGGCGTGCATCACCGGCTCGTTCGCCACCGAGATCACCCTGGCCACCCGGCGGGCGTCCGGCGAAAGGCGCTCGAGCCGGGACAGCAGCACCTCGGCGAGCCCGGCGGGCAGGTCGTTGCACTCGGTCTTGGTGGCGAGCAGCTCCTCGGCGAAGAACGGGTTGCCCTCGGAACGCGCGACGATGTCGGCCACGACGTCGGCCGGGAGCGGCTCGTCGGCCAGCGCCTCGACGAACCGGCGGGCATCGGCGGCACCGAACGGGTGCAGGTCGACGCGCTCGACGGTGGCGAGCCGGACCAGCTCCGACAGCAGGCCGCGCAGCGGGTGGCGCCGGTGGACGTCCTCCTCGCGGTAGCTGCCCACGACGAGCAGCCGCTGCGCCCGCAGCCTGCTGAGCAGGAAGGACAGCAGGTTGCGGGTCGAGGCGTCGGCCCAGTGGAGATCCTCGAGGAGGATCACCACCGGGCGCGACTCCGAGATCTCGGTGAGCACCCCCAGTACCGCGTCGAACAACTGCAGCTGACCGAGATCCTGCTCGGGCCGGGGACGCACCATGGTCTCCCGGTCGTTCGAGGTCATCGGCGGGTGTTCGGCTTGGCGCGGTGCTTCCAGGCCCTGGCCCTGCGGCAGCAGCCGCCCGAGCGCGGGCCGGAGCCGCACCGCGGCGGCCACCGCCGGGTCCGCCGAGTTGCCCAGCGGGGCAAGCGCCTCGGCGAACGGAAGATAAGGAAGACCGCCTTCGCGGACGTCGATGCAGCGGCCGGTGAGCAGCAGCCCACCGCAGGCCTCGACGTGCTCGCCCAGTGCGGTCAGCAGCCGGGTCTTGCCGACCCCGGCGTCCCCCGAGAGCAGCACCGCGCCGGCTTCGCCACGTTCTGCCCTGGCGAAGGCGGCGCGGAGCCGCCGCATCTCGTGGGTACGGGCGACGAGCGGGATTCCGGAGCCGAGTCGGGGCACGAGGTGCATTGTTGCCTACCCCACCGACAAGTTCCGCACGCTTATCGCCTTGGACACCATCACCCGCCCCTACCGGGCGGTCTTGCCGACGCCCGCGGTCTCCCGCGTGGCCTCCCGGCGCTCCTGCGCCGGCACCTCGACATCGGTGTGCGCGGCCCGCAGGTGGCGGACGGCGCGGCGGGCGCGGACGGCCCAGGCGCTGCGCCCGGCCTTCCGCAGTTCTTCGGCCCGGTAGGCCGCTTCGGCTCGGACCGCGTCGAGCAGCAGATCGCTGTGCATCGTGTTCCCCTTTGTCCCCGAGTTCTCCGGTTGGTAGCACTCAGGTTCGTCCTGAGGGGGGCCCTCAGGCATCGGGTGATCACGCAGCCCTGCCCGCGAAAAGACCCCTTACTCCCGGCCGAGCCCAGCTCGGCGGGGGTAAGGGGTCTTCGAAACCGCCTCAGTCACGCGCCGGGCCGCCGGGCCGCACCGCGGCCAGCAGCCCCCGCCAGCCCGATGCGGGCAGGCGGAACGCACCACCTTCGGGGTCCTTCGAGTCGCGCACGGCGGCGCCGCCGGCGACGAACGCGACCTCGACGCAGTCGTTGCCGCCGCCGCTGTGACTGCTCTTGCGCCACCGCGCCTCGGAAAGTTCGGTTTCCATGGTCCCCACTCCCTTACTGTGTCCTCGGTTCCAGATGGTGCACCGGAGCCGGAACGGCCGCCTGTTCGGCGAACCGTCCGGCGGCCTCGGCGATCAGCGCCACCGAGTCGTCCGGCTTCAGTGCGGCCGCGCGCAGATGGTCGAACATCAGCCCGTAGCGCCGGACGTCTGTGGGTTCCTCCAGGTAGAGGCCGCTGGAGGTGCTGTCGTCGACGTAGACGACGTCCGGGTCGGCCTGCTCGGGGAAGCCCATGATCAGGAACGGGCCCTCCATGCCCGGGTGCGCGCCGGCGCCGAACGGCACGACCTGGACGGTCACGTTCGGCTTCTCGGCGACCGCGATCATGCGGTAGAGCTGCTCGGCCATCACCTCGGGGCCGTCGACGACGCGGCGCAGCACGGCTTCGTCCATCACCGCCCAGTACTCCGGCGGCGGGGTGTCGGACAGCAGCTCCTGGCGCGCCATCCGGGCCGCGACGCGCCGGCGGATCTCGGCGTCCTCGGCGTCCGGCCGCAG of the Amycolatopsis sp. NBC_01488 genome contains:
- a CDS encoding helix-turn-helix domain-containing protein, yielding MARGQSPTVRRRRLAGELRRLREAADLTIDEVGEKLECSASKVSRIETGHVGVTPRDARDMLALYGITGDEQEALVQLAREARKRGWWHAYNEVFTGTFVGLEADASSLRAFQALLVPGLLQTERYARAVIRALRPDAEDAEIRRRVAARMARQELLSDTPPPEYWAVMDEAVLRRVVDGPEVMAEQLYRMIAVAEKPNVTVQVVPFGAGAHPGMEGPFLIMGFPEQADPDVVYVDDSTSSGLYLEEPTDVRRYGLMFDHLRAAALKPDDSVALIAEAAGRFAEQAAVPAPVHHLEPRTQ
- a CDS encoding DUF397 domain-containing protein, coding for METELSEARWRKSSHSGGGNDCVEVAFVAGGAAVRDSKDPEGGAFRLPASGWRGLLAAVRPGGPARD